The proteins below come from a single Agrococcus beijingensis genomic window:
- the gatA gene encoding Asp-tRNA(Asn)/Glu-tRNA(Gln) amidotransferase subunit GatA: MSGDLTRLAGHELAGLLTSGEVSSVEATQAHLDRIAAVDGEIHAFLHINAGALDQARAVDERRAAGEQLHALAGAPVAIKDVLCTIGMPSTSGSRILEGWVPPYDATPVARLKAAGLVPLGKTNMDEFAMGSSTEHSAYGPTRNPWDTDRIPGGSGGGSAAAVAAFEAPFALGSDTGGSIRQPASVTGTVGVKPTYGGVSRYGSIALASSLDQVGPVTRTVLDSALIHDVIGGYDPHDSTSLDRAWPSFAAAAREGAAAGSLQGMKVGVVKELDSDGIAADVDARFQEAVQLMTDAGADVVEVSCPSFAYSVAAYYLILPAEASSNLARFDSVRFGLRVERPGQTVEDVMAASREAGFGSEVKRRIILGTYALSAGYYDAYYGSAQKVRTLIQRDFDAAFEQADILISPAAPTTAFKLGEKLDDPLAMYANDITTIPANLAGIPGMGLPMGLGDDGLPVGLQLLAPMFEDERLYRAGATIEALLADRWGGILTTKAPELAEATR; the protein is encoded by the coding sequence GTGAGCGGCGACCTCACGCGCCTCGCGGGCCACGAGCTCGCAGGCCTGCTCACGAGCGGCGAGGTCTCGAGCGTCGAGGCGACCCAGGCGCACCTCGACCGGATCGCCGCGGTCGACGGCGAGATCCACGCCTTCCTCCACATCAACGCCGGCGCGCTCGACCAGGCGCGCGCCGTCGACGAGCGCCGCGCCGCGGGCGAGCAGCTGCACGCGCTCGCCGGAGCGCCGGTCGCCATCAAGGATGTGCTCTGCACGATCGGCATGCCCTCGACCTCGGGCTCGCGCATCCTCGAGGGCTGGGTGCCCCCGTACGACGCCACGCCCGTCGCGCGCCTGAAGGCCGCGGGCCTCGTGCCGCTCGGCAAGACCAACATGGACGAGTTCGCGATGGGCTCGTCGACCGAGCACTCCGCCTACGGCCCCACTCGCAACCCCTGGGACACCGACCGCATCCCCGGCGGCTCCGGCGGCGGCTCGGCCGCTGCGGTGGCCGCGTTCGAGGCGCCCTTCGCGCTCGGGTCCGACACCGGCGGCTCGATCCGCCAGCCCGCATCCGTCACCGGCACCGTCGGCGTCAAGCCCACCTACGGCGGCGTCAGCCGCTACGGCTCGATCGCGCTGGCGTCGAGCCTCGACCAGGTCGGCCCCGTCACGCGCACCGTGCTCGACTCGGCGCTCATCCACGACGTCATCGGCGGCTACGACCCGCACGACTCCACCAGCCTCGACCGCGCCTGGCCGTCGTTCGCCGCCGCCGCCCGAGAGGGCGCGGCGGCCGGCAGCCTGCAGGGCATGAAGGTCGGCGTGGTCAAGGAGCTCGACAGCGACGGCATCGCCGCCGACGTCGACGCCCGCTTCCAGGAGGCGGTGCAGCTCATGACGGATGCGGGTGCTGACGTCGTCGAGGTCTCGTGCCCGTCGTTCGCGTACTCGGTCGCCGCCTACTACCTGATCCTCCCGGCGGAGGCCTCGTCGAACCTCGCACGCTTCGACTCCGTGCGGTTCGGCCTGCGCGTCGAGCGACCCGGCCAGACCGTCGAGGACGTCATGGCGGCATCGCGCGAGGCTGGCTTCGGCTCCGAGGTGAAGCGCCGCATCATCCTCGGCACCTACGCCCTCTCCGCCGGCTACTACGACGCCTACTACGGCTCCGCGCAGAAGGTGCGCACGCTCATCCAGCGCGACTTCGACGCCGCGTTCGAGCAGGCCGACATCCTCATCAGCCCGGCCGCGCCCACCACGGCGTTCAAGCTCGGCGAGAAGCTCGACGACCCGCTCGCGATGTACGCCAACGACATCACGACGATCCCGGCCAACCTCGCCGGCATCCCCGGCATGGGGCTGCCGATGGGGCTCGGCGACGACGGCCTGCCCGTCGGCCTGCAGCTGCTGGCGCCGATGTTCGAGGACGAGCGGCTCTACCGCGCCGGCGCCACCATCGAGGCGCTGCTCGCCGACCGCTGGGGCGGCATCCTGACGACGAAGGCACCGGAGCTTGCGGAGGCGACCCGATGA
- the gatC gene encoding Asp-tRNA(Asn)/Glu-tRNA(Gln) amidotransferase subunit GatC encodes MSEITREEVQHLAGLARIALTDDEVTSLTSELAKIVDAIATVNRVAGDDVPATSHPVPMANVMRDDIVGDTLTTEQALRGAPSHDGERFRVSAILGEEQ; translated from the coding sequence ATGTCCGAGATCACCCGCGAGGAGGTCCAGCACCTGGCTGGACTGGCCCGCATCGCGCTCACCGACGACGAGGTGACGAGCCTCACGAGCGAGCTGGCGAAGATCGTCGACGCGATCGCCACCGTCAACCGGGTCGCCGGCGACGACGTGCCGGCGACGAGCCACCCGGTGCCGATGGCCAACGTCATGCGCGACGACATCGTGGGCGACACGCTGACCACCGAGCAGGCGCTGCGCGGCGCCCCCAGCCACGACGGCGAGCGCTTCCGCGTCTCGGCGATCCTGGGGGAGGAGCAGTGA
- a CDS encoding YdcF family protein: MADGRRMRVLRPALGAVALVTAATCLLALVLAPAVPEPLLVSAAAIATAGLGGGSLWHALVLTRLVRVRATDVLIALLGAGMLLLAAGIALAAVPAPAVARALLLLALPLWAAGLAFAVLLTAMALYARRSRAEPAPGTVLILGAGLRGRAVGPLLRRRVERGAELWREALDARPGARILVSGGQGNDEVRTEASAMAEHLQQHLGVPAAAIDLEERSTSTRENLALSRSLVTELPLAVVTSEYHAYRTAWLLAEAGIDGTVVGAWTRPSYRPGAIVREALAIAADHRWSCVVAAVLLEALAVWALIAQP; the protein is encoded by the coding sequence GTGGCAGACGGGCGGCGGATGCGGGTGCTCCGCCCCGCGCTCGGCGCCGTCGCGCTCGTCACGGCCGCCACCTGCCTGCTCGCGCTCGTGCTCGCCCCGGCCGTGCCCGAGCCGCTGCTGGTGAGCGCCGCCGCCATCGCGACCGCCGGACTCGGCGGCGGCTCGCTCTGGCACGCGCTGGTGCTGACCCGGCTGGTGCGGGTGCGCGCGACCGACGTGCTCATCGCGCTGCTCGGCGCGGGCATGCTGCTGCTCGCCGCCGGCATCGCGCTCGCGGCTGTGCCGGCCCCGGCCGTCGCCCGCGCGCTGCTGCTGCTCGCGCTCCCTCTGTGGGCCGCGGGCCTCGCCTTCGCCGTGCTGCTGACGGCGATGGCGCTCTACGCGCGCCGCTCGCGCGCCGAGCCTGCGCCCGGCACGGTGCTGATCCTGGGCGCGGGCCTGCGCGGGCGCGCCGTCGGCCCGCTGCTGCGCCGTCGGGTCGAGCGCGGGGCCGAGCTCTGGCGCGAGGCGCTCGATGCCCGACCCGGCGCCCGCATCCTGGTCTCGGGAGGCCAGGGCAACGACGAGGTGCGCACCGAGGCGTCGGCGATGGCCGAGCATCTCCAGCAGCACCTGGGTGTGCCGGCCGCAGCCATCGATCTCGAGGAGCGGTCGACGAGCACCCGCGAGAACCTCGCGCTCTCGAGGTCGCTGGTCACCGAGCTGCCGCTCGCGGTGGTCACGAGCGAGTATCACGCCTACCGCACGGCCTGGCTGCTCGCCGAGGCGGGCATCGACGGCACGGTCGTCGGCGCCTGGACGCGGCCCTCGTACCGGCCGGGCGCGATCGTGCGGGAAGCGCTCGCGATCGCGGCCGACCACCGCTGGAGCTGCGTCGTGGCGGCCGTGCTGCTCGAGGCCCTGGCGGTCTGGGCCCTGATCGCACAGCCGTAG